In Paenibacillus sp. FSL M7-0420, a single genomic region encodes these proteins:
- a CDS encoding condensation domain-containing protein has translation MPFDLYEEFLYHFSIFKLGDGHYAYYIKFHHSISDGWSLKLLTEQINNYYNDFRNNSDSAYEDNDSYIHLLENETKYSLSERAMSDKKFWVDRYQDFLEAYTG, from the coding sequence ATACCATTCGATCTTTACGAGGAATTTCTGTATCATTTTTCAATTTTCAAACTTGGTGATGGGCATTATGCCTATTACATTAAATTTCACCATAGTATCTCCGATGGTTGGTCGCTAAAGTTACTTACAGAACAGATAAATAATTATTACAATGATTTCAGAAATAATAGTGATAGTGCTTACGAGGATAATGACTCTTATATTCACTTATTAGAAAATGAGACAAAATATTCATTGTCCGAAAGAGCAATGAGTGACAAGAAATTTTGGGTGGACAGATATCAGGATTTTTTGGAAGCTTACACCGGATGA
- a CDS encoding transposase has protein sequence MSYRRIQDELWRRNRLIGNQKKVLRPMRELGIQAVIRRKRTYRTSQEAAISDGRITENLLK, from the coding sequence GTGAGCTACCGACGTATCCAAGATGAACTCTGGCGCAGGAACAGGCTTATCGGTAATCAAAAGAAGGTTTTACGCCCCATGAGAGAACTGGGAATTCAAGCAGTCATCCGTCGGAAACGGACATATCGTACGAGCCAAGAGGCTGCGATAAGCGATGGACGTATTACAGAGAATCTGTTGAAATAA
- a CDS encoding DDE-type integrase/transposase/recombinase, translated as MKNGVTDETRYSVENEKVYLSAIKVLYRNDIVTNHLSGNNANPMVLETFRKAFDRHKDVTGLIVHSDQGSHHMSNDYHNMLPKIYARISISRVGNCYDNAS; from the coding sequence ATAAAAAATGGGGTAACCGATGAGACTCGGTATAGCGTAGAGAACGAAAAAGTATATCTTTCAGCGATTAAAGTTCTGTATAGAAACGATATTGTTACCAACCATCTTAGCGGAAATAATGCTAATCCCATGGTTCTGGAGACCTTCCGAAAAGCGTTCGATAGACATAAGGACGTAACCGGCTTGATTGTTCACAGCGATCAAGGTTCCCATCACATGTCCAATGATTACCACAACATGCTGCCAAAGATTTACGCCCGAATCAGCATATCTCGCGTAGGTAATT